The genomic interval TTGTCCACTTTCATTACAGGTTATTTAATAGGTATCGCGATTGTGTATTTAATTCATCGCTTCTTCTTTAAACGTGTGTTCTATTTGAAGAAAGTGTGGGTCATTTTTAAATTTATCATCGTGTATAATGTTCAGTTATTTATTTCTAGTTTTTCAACTATCAATTACATCCTTTTCAAATCACATGATATGAATCCAGGATTGTTAATTTATGAAACGTCGCTTAAAAGAGATTGGGCGATTACTTTATTGACTTTGTTGATTATGTTGACACCAGGCTCGTTAGTATTGAGAATATCGCCTGATGGCAGTCGGTTCTTTATTCATGCGATTGATGTATCTGAAAAGGATAAAGCGATATTAACTAAGCAAATTAAAAAATATGAACGCTTAATTTGGGAGGTGCTTAAATGATTGAGACAATAATAATGTGGATTATTCATACTGCACTTGTAATTTACGGTATTGCGGTCATCATCTCTTTATATCGTATCGTTAAAGGACCAACCACGCCTAATCGTGTAGTTGCATTTGACTCGATAGGTGCAATGGTAATTTCAATCGTGGGCATACTCAGCATCGTACTTGATACGCTAAGCTTCTTAGATGCTAGTTTGATTATTGCAATCTTAGCATTTTTAAGTACTATCGGAATTTCACGCTTTGTGGAAGGAGGGCGTATCTTTGAATCTAAACGAAATCGTTAGTTTATTTGCAGCTGTCTTGATATTATTAGGTTCTATCGTAGCTTTGATCAGTGCAATTGGTATTGTTAAATTCAAAGATGTCTTCTTGCGTGCACATGCGGCGACTAAGAGTTCAACTTTATCCGTATTACTATCTTTAATCGGTGTTTTTATATACTTCTTAATGATGCGAGACTATTTCAGTGTGAGAACATTATTAACGATTTTGTTTTTATACCTGACTTCACCTGTAGCAGGCCAGATGATTGTACGTACAGCTTATAACATTGGATCTTACATGTATATGAAAGATTCGCAAAGAAAAGGTACCTCTTTGAACATTTCCTATAATCGTAAAGAGGCACTTAAGAACCGTAAGTTGCGTGCAGCCAGAAGAAAAGAAATTACAGAAGCTTTCAGAAAAGGTGAAAGAGAGCCGACAATCAGTTATAAACCGTATCACAAGAAAAAATAAAAGAAATCATTCTTTTATATTACAGTAAAATACAAGGAGAAAAGGGATGAAGTTCAGTGTCATTAAATAAAGAACAACGCGCTATTACACGCGATGAATTACAAGCACATTTTGAAAAATCATCTTTGAGTAAAACGGACTTAGCAGATGCTTTAGATGTTTCAGTTGAAGATATTAATCATGTTTTAGAAATGAAAGCACCAAGGTTCGGCAGTTAATTACAAAACTTTATTCATCTCGTCTGGGATGTTCGAGATGAGATGAATTATAATATCCGTAGTCACGGTAAAGAACCTGAACCATATACTTATCTTAAAGGTGAGAAGGAAGACTATTGGTTCTTGCAATAAAAAAATCATCAAAGACTCTTTTGAAATTGATGCTGAAGAAGCATTGTTTCAAAAGAGTTTTTTTATGAGCAAAGTGCATTGTAATCCTATGAATTCAGATGTGTTTTTCTTTTCGGCATTTCATTAATGAGGAAGAAATACCGTATTGTACTGATTAATTTTATACTATTTTATTAACGAGATATGGAGAGAATATAAAAATACAAGATAATTTTATAGTAAAACACATATGAAAAAGGTATAATGAAATAACAGATAATTCAGAATAATGCTTAGTCTCTTGACTATGTGAATATATTCACATAAAATAATAAGTGAGATAAGAATTATTCAATTACATTAATTTTTTAGAATCGAGGGAGTAATTATGACAAGAATTAAATTTTTTGGTACACGCGATTATGAAAAAGATATGGCTTTAAACTGGGCTAAAGAAAATGACGTTGAAGTTTCATTTTCTGAAGACTTTTTAAGTTATGACACATTAGATCAACTTGAAGGATTTGATGGTGTAACGACAATGCAATTTGGTAAACTTGAGCCTGAAGCTTACCCTAAATTGGAAGAAATGGGTATTAAACAAATCGCACAACGTACTGCAGGATTTGACATGTACGACTTAGAATTAGCTAAAAAACATGGCATTATCGTGTCAAACGTTCCTAGCTACTCTCCAGAAACAATTGCTGAATACTCAGTAGCAGCTGCGTTGAACCTTGTGCGTCATTTCCCACAAATTGAAAAACGCGTTCAAGATTATAACTTCACATGGGAAGCACCAATTATGGCTAAACCAGTGAAAAACATGACAGTTGCGATTATCGGTACAGGACGTATCGGTGCATTAACTGGTGAATTATTTGCAGGTTTCGGTGCTAAAGTTGTAGGTTACGACTTATATCCTAATGATTCATTAGATTTCTTAGAATATAAAGATTCTATTGAAGAAGCAGTTAAAGACGCAGATATCGTATCATTACACATGCCGGCTACTAAAGAAAATCATCATGCATTCAATAAGGAAATGTTTGATAAATTCAAAGATGGTGCTGTATTAGTCAACGCAGCGCGTGGAGCAATGGTAGATACAGAAGCAATGATTGACGCTGTAGACAGCGGTAAATTATTAGGCGCTGCAGTAGATACGTATGAATTCGAAATGCCTTACTTCACATTTGATTGGTCAGGCAAAGAATTAGAAGATGATACTTTCAAACGTTTAATCGAAAATGAAAGAATTCAATTGACACCGCATATCGCATTCTTCTCAGATGAAGCGGTACGTAACTTAGTTGAAGGCGGCTTAAATGCTGCATTGAACGTGATTAATACTGGTGATACACCGACACGTTTGAACTAAATTTGTTGAGTCGAAGTTATATATAATAGATGCCGGAACAGCCTTGTTGTTCCGGTTTTTTAATTTAAGATGTTTTACATTAAAAAAACAGCGGTCATCTTTAATAAGGTGATCGCTGTTTGTGATATTCAACTATTTATTTTTTGAAAGACGATTTTTAAAACCACCCAGTTTGTATGCTGCAAAAAGCAACAATAACCAGAAAGGTGAGAAGTAAAGTGCAACACGTGTATCTTCAGCCAAGAAAAGTATCACAATCACAACTGCAAAGAACACGAGTGTACTATATGAACCAACTACACCGAAGAAGTTTTTGAATTTTGATTGTGCATGCAGTTCTGGGTGCAGTTTACGATACTTGATATAACAAACTAAAATGATTGTCCAAATGAAAATAAAGAATATTGTCGCGACTGTTGTTACGACAGTAAAGACTGTATCTGGAATGATGTAATTCAAAAGTGCGGCTAAGAATAAAACGACACCTGAGAAAATCAAGGCATTGTATGGCACACCATGACGATTGGCTTTACCTAAAGATTTCGGTGCACTTTCAGAAACAGATAAACCGTAAACCATTCTGCTGTTACTGAATAAACCGCTGTTTGCAGCACTTGCAGCTGAAGTCAATACGACAAAGTTAACAATACCGGCAGCCGCTGGAATACCAGCAAGTACAAATAAGTTAACAAATGGGCTTTCTTTTGGATCAAGTCGATTCCAAGGCGTAATACTCATAATAACCATCAAACTTAACACATAGAAAATAATGATACGGATACCGACACTATTGATAGCTTTCGGTAAGTTTTTCTCAGGATTTTTTGTTTCACGTGCAGTAACACCGACAAGTTCAATCCCGACAAAACTGAAGACTGCCATTTGAAAGGCCAGTAAGAAGCCCATAACCCCATTAGGGAAGAAACCGCCATGAGAATAAAGGTTGCTGAATCCGCTTTTAATATGATTCGCAGATGTGAAACCAGTAAAAATCATCCATAATCCAATGGCAATCAAGAATAAAATAGCAATTACTTTAATAATCGCAAACCAAAATTCGATTTCACCATAAGCTTTTACAGTCATTAAATTCAGAGCTAATAGCACAAACACTGTGATAATAGCTGTCAGATAAGGCGGGAAGTTCGGCCACCAGAAATTAATATACTTTGTTACAGCGGTAATATCTGCGATACCAGTTGCTACCCAACAGAACCAATAAGTCCATCCTGTAAAGAAGCCGGCCATGTGGCCAAGATAATCATCAGCGATATCAATAAATGAATTGTAGTTGCTGTTAGAAAGCAATAATTCACCTAGTGCGCGCATCATAATGAATAAGAAGAAACCAATAATGATGTAGGCAAGTAAAATGGAAGGGCCGGCTAACGCAATACTTTTACCTGCGCCTAAGAAGAGACCAGTCCCGATTGCACCCCCGATAGCAATCAATTGAATATGCCTATTACTCATACTACGTTTTAAATCGTTGTTTTCCATAAAGTTGCACCTCTTTGAAGTTTGTGAAAAAAGAATGGTGTGCACACTGCGAAATCATCGCTGCATCTCATCCAATTTTTTTGTATTGCACGGAATAGAGTTTATGTATGGAAATATTATACACTAAAAATATTGAAAAGAAAGTCAAATTTTTAAATTTTCAAAATTCTAAGAAAATGAAAGCGTTTTATATATAAACAAGACAATATTTGGAGGATTTTTGAAAAATATTCAAAATGATTATTTGTGATAAACTTTAAGGGTATGAAATGAAATAAATACACCATTCAGAACAGAAAGAAAAGGATGGCGAATCTATCGTGAAACAAAAACTGGCAACGTTAATGGCATGTACATTAATATTATCTGCATGTTCAGGATCCAATGAAGAAACAGATAAAGAAAAAGAACCGCAGAAAAAAGCAACGCAAAAACAACCTACTGAAAAAGATACTGCTAAAATTAATTTGAATCCTGAGATTTTTAAAAAACAAGATAAGAATAAAACAATCAGTGAAGCAGAAATGAAACGTGACATCCAACAATATTTAAATGCAGATCATGATTTGACAAGAATCACTGAAAACTACGAAGACAAAATGTATTCAGATGAAAAGTTAACTAAAAAAGAAGCCTCACAAATTAAACATGCAAGTAAGCTGACAGATGAAAATGATAATAACTTTTCTAACTATATCAATCAAAATAAATTACCGAAAGGTTATGACAAATACGCTCACAAAATCAGCCGATATATCATGACATCAAATCAATATTTAAAAGATTTAGAAGAAAAAATCGATACTGCAATGGATCGTGCTGGAAAAGGAAAGCTTACGTTGAAAGAATTAGAGGATTTAGATATAAAAAATGATGCGGTAAATGGTAAACAACAAAAAGTGATTGAAGATTGGCTCAAAGAAAAAGACATTCAAACACGTGCTTTTAAAAAATAAAGACAATCAACAACTGAATTGACAAAGGACAGCAATGCTTTTCATAAGGATTGCTGTTTTTTTATATTATCTAAGAGGATAGGTGTATAATGAAATCAAGTTAAAGAAAGCGTTTTCTATAATAAAAGTAAAGCAGGTGGTTGCTATGACAAACGTGTTAGAAGTTCATGATTTAACCAAACGATTCGGAAAATTCGAGGCTTTATCTCATTTGAATTTAACAGTTGAAGAAGGAGAAATATTTGGATACATCGGTCCGAATGGTGCAGGAAAATCAACCACAATAAAAACAATACTAGGGTTGTTGAAACCAACTAATGGTAGCGTTAAATTATTCGGTCAAGATGCTTTTAAGCATCCAGTCAGCATTCATCAACATATCGCTTATGTTCCAGGTGATGTAAATCTATGGCCGAATTTAACGGGCGGTGAGGTCATTGATTTCTTATTAAGCCTGCAAAAAAATGTAAATCATAAGCGGAAGCAAGAATTAATTAAACGTTTTGAATTGGATATTCGTAAAAAATGCGGAGCTTATTCAAAAGGAAATCGTCAAAAAGTCGCTCTAGTCACAGCGTTAAGCATGGATGCAGAATTTTATATCTTTGATGAGCCCACTTCAGGATTAGATCCATTGATGGAAAAAGTATTTCAAGATTACGTACGAGATTGTAAAGCACGCGGCAAAACTGTTCTGCTTTCAAGTCATATATTATCTGAGGTAGAACAGCTATGTGATCGTGTAGGTATTATCCGAAAAGGTAAGATGGTAGAGGTAGGTACATTAGATGAAATGCGGCATTTGACACGCATGCGCTTTACAGTGGAAACATCCACACCGCTGACAGATGTAGACAAACAACCGGGAATTCATGATTTAACAGAACAAATTGGTGTTTATCGTTTCCAAGTAGATACTGATCAAGTTGGCGAAGTGATTCAATACTTAAGTCGTTTCAACGTGAAAAAATTAGAAAGCCAACCTCCAACTTTAGAAGACCTGTTTTTACGTCATTATGGCGAAAAAATTAAAGAAGGTGATTAAAATGAAACAAAATTTATATCACACTTCCAAAATAACGTTATTTTACCTAAAACGAAATAAATGGAAAATGTTCTTTTGGTTAGCAGGTCTGGTATTACTCACGCTTATTATACCGCCTGCATTTAAAAATATTTATCCTGATAATAAAGAATTAATTCCAGTTTTTGAAATGTTCAAAAGTCCGGCAATGGAAGCGATGCTTGGAAAAGCACATTTATCTCAAGCAAATCTTGCGACAATGTTCGCTTATGAAATGCAACTATTTACAATCATTCTTGTAGCCATTATGAATATTTTATTTGTAGCCAAAGATACACGCGGCGAAGAAGAAGACGGGCGTCTAGAAATGATGAGCGCCTTACCAATTGGACGTGATGCAGTACTCACAAGTGCAGTTATTCAACAAGTGATTGTCAATAGCGTGTTGGTACTTGCTATAGGAATCGGTTTATCTCTCATTAATATTCCGCATTTTACAGTTGAAGGCAGCTTTTTGTATGGGGCGAGCTTAGCTGCTTCAGGTTTGCTGTTTGGAATGCTGACGCTGGTGGTCGCTCAATTATCTGCTACAAGAAGTCAGACAGTAGGTATCAGTATCAGCTTATTGCTTATTATGTACTTATTACGTGCGATAGGTGATGTTTCTGCAGAAGGCTTATCAAATTGGATGCCGCTCGGATGGATACCGCATACTGAAGTTTATAGTAACAATCATTGGTGGCCGATCATTACACTTATAGCCTCATCTGCAGTCTTACTCATCATCGCCTTTATCTTAAATAGCAGACGTGATGCAGAAGCAGGATTATTACCGACGTTTTCAGGGCATGCTGAGGCAGGATGGTTATTGAAATCGACCTTAGGGATGCAATTCAGATTGCAACGTACAGGGCTTATCGCTTGGGGAATCGGTATGTTTGTACTTGGTTTATCTTATGGTTCTGTATTTGGAGATTTAGATGCATTCTTTAAAAATAACCCGATGTTGAAGCGTATGTTGACAGGTGATGGTACAAATTATGCAGAGCAATTTGTACCTATACTCATGGCAATCATGGGGATGGTTGCGACAATTCCGGTACTCATGGCTATATTCAAAATACGTAAAGAGATGTCTTTTCACCGTGAAGAATTAATACTTTCACATCCTGTTAGCCGTATACGTTATTTAATGAGCTTTGTATGGATTGGTTTGCTGAATAGCGTAATGATGATAATATTTGCTGCGTTAGGTATGTATGCAGGCGAAGCAAGCAGTATGAAAAATCCGATTGCATTTGAAAAAATCATCATTGCAGGTGCGGTTTATATTCCTGCTATCTTAGTATTTGCAGGTCTTGCTGTTATGGTAGTGGGATGGCTTGAAAAAATGAGTATTCTCGTTTATCTCTATTTGGCATATTGTTTCTTGGTCGTCTATCTTGGCCAATTGCTGGATGTAAAAAAATGGTTGAAAGAAATGACGCCGTTTGGTCATGTTCCAAGACTCCCTGTAGCCGATATGAACTGGCCTCCATTATTATGGATGCTGCTCATATTTATAATATGTATGGTTGTTGGAATAATTGGTTTCAGACGGAGAGACATTTAATGATTCTAAGTAGACTATATTGTAAGGTTTAGTTTCATCTTCAAACACATACAGGGGAGAGTTTAAATAAGTAGATGAAGCTTTAAAAAAGTAAAATCACTGACACAATTTTAAATTTTTTTGAGCTTTCTTTTTCAATCAAAGCATGGTAAATTAAGTAGGTTATTAAGCATCAGGAGGAGACAATGGAACAAACTTTACCTAATTGTCCGAGCTGCGGTTCGGAATATACTTATTTGGATGGTGCATTATTTGTATGCCCGATGTGTGCACATGAATGGACACAAGATTCAGTAGAAGAAGCAGAAGAAGCATTAAAAGTACGTGATGCAAATGGTCAAGAATTAGTAAATGGCGATACAGTAACTGTAATTAAAGACTTGAAAGTAAAAGGTGCATCATCAGTGATTAAGCAAGGTACGAAAGTTAAAGGTATTCGCTTAGTTGATCCAGAAGATGGACATGATATTGATTGTAAGATTCCAGGTTTTGGACAAATCGGTTTGAAATCTATTTATGTCAAGAAAATAAAGTAAACTTAAACCTCTCACTTGTTGGCGTGAGAGGTTATTTTTATATCATAGATTTCTTTTGTTTTTTCAAAAAATAACTTGTAATATCTGCAAGGATACAAGTCACAATCAATACTGTGATTGTGATGACTTGAGGTGTATTTTCAATATGAAAAACGAGTTCAAATTTACCAGCACTTTGGAAGTTTGTATAAAAGTTCAATGCTAAGATAGTTAGAACACTGATAACACATAAGATTCCGATAATATCGCACAATAATTTAAGACGTGGATGTTTTAATTGTCGATTCATCATTTAAACACCTCCGCATTCAAAGAGTTTATATCTTACCGTAAGTATATCATATAAAATTGTTAAATAATTATGAATCTTATTGCTCTTATAACTATGAATATAATTTATCAAAAAGGAAATACAGTGTTTTCTTGGATATCACATGAATTAAGCGAACATAAAAGATATAATAATATTGTAAAGAATAACCAAGTAATATTTCAGCAGTATTCAAAATAACTCCATATAAAGGGTGAGAATAATGAAGAAATTGATACAAGAAAAGACGACGATATTATCAGATATGTTAGATGGTTTTGTGTTATCGAATCCAGAAAATGAAGTGATAGCAGATTCAGTAGTCGTGCGAAAAGAGAAAAAAGAAAAAGGTGTATCACTTGTTTCAGGCGGTGGAAGCGGACATGAACCAGCACATGCAGGTTATGTAGCACAAGGTATGCTTGATGCGGCAGTCTGCGGTGAAATTTTCACATCTCCTACACCTGATAAAATTCTTGAAGCCATTAAAGCAGTAGATACAGGAGACGGCGTGCTCTTAATTATTAAAAATTATGCTGGAGATGTCATGAATTTTGAAATGGCGCAAGAGATGGCAGAAATGGAAGATATAAAAGTTGCTAAAGTAATTGTGCGTGATGATATTGCTGTAGAAGATGAAGATATGCGACGCGGGGTTGCAGGTACTGTCTTTGTCCATAAATATGCAGGGTATTTAGCAGAGCAAGGGGATGACCTGGATACGATTGTAGAAAAGGTTGAACAATTACTAGAAGGAATGCGTACAATCGGTATGGCTTTAACTCCGCCGCTTGTTCCTTCTACAGGACAGTTGGGCTTTGATTTAGCAGGCGATGAAATTGAAGTCGGTATTGGTATACATGGTGAACGTGGTTTGAAACGTGAAGTGATTAAACCTGTAGCTAAAATCGCAGAAGAATTGGTACAGACTTTGCAAAAAGAAGTATCATCATCTGAAGTGATTGTTATGGTGAATGGTATGGGAGGCACGCCGCTTTCTGAGTTGAATATTGCAGCAAAATATATCAATAAAACATTAGCTGATCATGATATTGCTGTAGTACGCTGGTTTGTCGGTGACTATATGACTTCCTTAGATATGCAAGGATTTTCATTAACACTTGTGCCAAATCATGAAGAAGTTCTAAAGGCACTTGAAGCACCAACAGCAAGTAAGTATTTTGGATAGACACAAGGGGGATATTTTGATGGATGGCGCAACATTGAAAAAACGTTTGTTAAATTTACAGGAAACATTTGAGGAAAGAGAAGATACATTAACAGAATTAGACCGAGATATTGGTGATGGTGATCACGGTGTGAATATGGTACGCGGTTTTAAAGCGCTGAAAGCAGCATTGGAAAATGTTGAAACAGTACCGGATGTATTAAAAACAACAGGTATGACATTGATGTCTAAAGTAGGCGGTGCTTCAGGGCCATTGTATGGTTTCGGTTTTGTGAAGATGGCACAAGTTGCTGAAGATGAAATTACGGATGAAAATTTGCCGAAGCTGCTCCAAGCTTTTTCAGATGCAGTGGCACAACGCGGTAAAGTGGAGTTGAATGAAAAGACGATGTATGATGTCATCGAACCTGCGAGAGCTGCTGTCGAAGCGGGTGAAAGTGTTGATATTTCATATTTGCAGCAACTTGCTGATGAAACGTATCATATGGTCGCAACTAAAGGACGTGCTGCTTACTATAAAGAAGAGTCTCGCGGTCATACTGATCCAGGCGCACAAAGTAGTGTTTATATTTTGAATGCTTTGATAGGAGATGATTAAAGATGACGTCGATTATCGTAGTCAGTCATAGTGAAGAAATTGCATATGGTATACAAAAGTTGATTGCTCAAATGACTGAAGGTGTAGAAGTTATTGCGGTTGGCGGCAGTGATGGCACTATCGGTACTTCATTTGAACCGATTCAACAAGCGATTGAAGGTTTGAAAGATGACGCTATATGCTTTTATGATTTAGGTTCAGCAGAGATGAATTTAGATATGGCCATTGAAATGTATGATGGTGATTATAGAGTGGAAAAGATAGAAGCACCGATTGTGGAAGGCAGCTTTTTAGCGAGTGTTAATATATCGACTGGGAAAGACTATGGGGAAGTGGTTGAAGCGGTCGAAAGTGAATATAGATAAGAATAATATATTAAGAGAAACGTACTTACTTTTTAGTGAGTGCGTTTTTTAATTACAATCATTTAATATTATTTGCAATCAGCAATCAAATAGGTTTCGGATTTTTAATATAAAATATTATAAATTTTTCTATGTAATCGATTTACCTCGAGTAAGAAAGTAAATCTTTAATTTAAAAAGTTAATGTAGTATATTAATTATAAGGTTTTGACCATCTAGAAAACAAAACTTAATGTCTTTCCAAAAAGATGATAATTAAGAAATAACTAGAGGTGCTACAAATAAATCTAAAAACAACAGAATTACCATAACTTGGAGGGAACTACATGATAAAAAAAGCAATTATTCCTGCTGCAGGTTTAGGAACTAGATTTTTACCGGCAACTAAAGCTATGCCAAAAGAAATGTTACCAATATTAGACAAACCTACAATTCAATATATAGTAGAAGAAACATCAAAAGCAGGTATAGAAGATGTGATAATCATAACAGGGAAACATAAAAGAGCTATAGAAGATCATTTTGATAATCAAAAAGAATTAGAAATGAATCTTGAAATGAAAGGGAAAATTGAAGAATTAAGCAAGACGCAATACCCGACAAAATTAGTTAATTTATTTTATGTTCGACAAAAAGAGCAAAAAGGGCTGGGAGATGCAATTCTCTGTGCAAAACAGTTTATAGGTGATGAACCTTTTGCAGTTTTATTAGGTGATGATATTGTTCAATCTGACAAACCGGCTATAAAACAGTTGATGGAGCAATATGAAAAAACTGGAAAATCAGTAGTTGGTGTACAATCAGTGCCTGACAATCAAACTCATAGGTATGGAATCGTGAATCCAATGTCGAAAAACGATAGATTGTATGAAGTGAAACAATTTGTTGAAAAACCTGCTTTTGGAAAAGCACCATCAAATTTAGCAATAATGGGCCGTTACGTGCTATCTCCAAATATTTTTAAATATTTGGAAAATCAAGAAAGTGGAGCCGGAGGAGAAATTCAATTAACAGATGCAATAGAACGTATGAATAGTGTCGACAATGTATATGCTTATGAGTTCGACGGCCTGCGATATGATGTTGGAGAAAAAGTAGGTTTTATTAAAACAACAATTGATTTTGCATTAAATAACGAAGAAATGAAAGATGAAATCAAAGAATACATTAAAGAAATTATAGATAAATAAAAATTCGATTTTTCGAAAAGGGAAAGAAGTGAATATAATTGCCTCAAGAGAATATACTAAATGAAGCACAATTTGATCTTTTTCACCACTATGAAAATAAATATGAACATATTTTAGAAAACAATATAGGACAAAAAAGGATAGAAATTTACAATAATTATAAAGCCGAAGCAATAAAACCAAAAACAATTTTATATGAAACTTTTCACGGTAAGAGCTTAACGGATAACCCTTATGCTATATTTAAAAACTTAATCATAAATAAAAAATTTAGTGATTATCAACATATTTGGGTAATTAATGATGATGAACCATATGAGGAATATAAGAAAATCAAAAATGTTAAATTTGTAAGTGTGAATTCAAATGAATATTTATATTGTTTAGCAACTTCCAAATATCTAATAAATAACACGTCTTTTCCTCCATACTTTTTGAAAAGGAAGGAACAAGTGTATTTGAATACATGGCATGGGACACCATTAAAAACTTTAGGTAAAGACATGAAAGGACCTCTTGAACAACTAAAAAATCTTCAAAGAAATTTTATCCAAGCAGATTATATTTTATCTCCTAATAAGTTTACAACTGAAAAATTAACGAGTTCTCATAATCTAGTTGGTATTTATAATGGTGAAGTTTTAGAAACGGGATATCCTAGAATAGATTTGATAACTGAAACTAAAGAAAAAGAGATTTTAACTAAATTAGAAAATTATATTAAATTAGATAAAAATAAAAAAATTGCATTATATGCCCCTACATGGAGAGGAAATGTAGGTGAAGAAAAAGATATAAAAAAAGAAATTAAAGATATTATCAAAAATATGAAAGATAGCTTAGATGAAAGCTATCAATTAGTTTTGAAAGTACACCCGTTACTATATAAATTTTTTAAAAATGATAGTGAATTAGGAGATATTTTCATACCAGACTTTATAGATATGTGTGAAATTTTATCAATCGTTGACTTATTAATTACAGATTATTCAAGTGTTTTCTTTGATTTTTATGTTAAAAATAAA from Staphylococcus condimenti carries:
- the dhaK gene encoding dihydroxyacetone kinase subunit DhaK; amino-acid sequence: MKKLIQEKTTILSDMLDGFVLSNPENEVIADSVVVRKEKKEKGVSLVSGGGSGHEPAHAGYVAQGMLDAAVCGEIFTSPTPDKILEAIKAVDTGDGVLLIIKNYAGDVMNFEMAQEMAEMEDIKVAKVIVRDDIAVEDEDMRRGVAGTVFVHKYAGYLAEQGDDLDTIVEKVEQLLEGMRTIGMALTPPLVPSTGQLGFDLAGDEIEVGIGIHGERGLKREVIKPVAKIAEELVQTLQKEVSSSEVIVMVNGMGGTPLSELNIAAKYINKTLADHDIAVVRWFVGDYMTSLDMQGFSLTLVPNHEEVLKALEAPTASKYFG
- the dhaL gene encoding dihydroxyacetone kinase subunit DhaL — translated: MDGATLKKRLLNLQETFEEREDTLTELDRDIGDGDHGVNMVRGFKALKAALENVETVPDVLKTTGMTLMSKVGGASGPLYGFGFVKMAQVAEDEITDENLPKLLQAFSDAVAQRGKVELNEKTMYDVIEPARAAVEAGESVDISYLQQLADETYHMVATKGRAAYYKEESRGHTDPGAQSSVYILNALIGDD
- the dhaM gene encoding dihydroxyacetone kinase phosphoryl donor subunit DhaM, coding for MTSIIVVSHSEEIAYGIQKLIAQMTEGVEVIAVGGSDGTIGTSFEPIQQAIEGLKDDAICFYDLGSAEMNLDMAIEMYDGDYRVEKIEAPIVEGSFLASVNISTGKDYGEVVEAVESEYR
- the galU gene encoding UTP--glucose-1-phosphate uridylyltransferase GalU → MIKKAIIPAAGLGTRFLPATKAMPKEMLPILDKPTIQYIVEETSKAGIEDVIIITGKHKRAIEDHFDNQKELEMNLEMKGKIEELSKTQYPTKLVNLFYVRQKEQKGLGDAILCAKQFIGDEPFAVLLGDDIVQSDKPAIKQLMEQYEKTGKSVVGVQSVPDNQTHRYGIVNPMSKNDRLYEVKQFVEKPAFGKAPSNLAIMGRYVLSPNIFKYLENQESGAGGEIQLTDAIERMNSVDNVYAYEFDGLRYDVGEKVGFIKTTIDFALNNEEMKDEIKEYIKEIIDK